From a single Eubalaena glacialis isolate mEubGla1 chromosome 15, mEubGla1.1.hap2.+ XY, whole genome shotgun sequence genomic region:
- the SNRNP35 gene encoding U11/U12 small nuclear ribonucleoprotein 35 kDa protein, which produces MNDWMPIAKEYDPLKAGSIDGTDEDPHDRAVWRAMLARYAPNKGVTGDPLLTLFVARLNLQTKEEKLKEVFSRYGDIRRLRLVRDLVTGFSKGYAFIEYKEERSLLKAYRDADGLVIDQHEIFVDYELERTLKGWIPRRLGGGLGGKKESGQLRFGGRDRPFRKPINLPVVKNDQFREGKRERRERSRSRERHWDSRMRDRDHDRGREKRWQEKESTRVWPEGDWDRERDFRDDRVKGREKRDRSK; this is translated from the coding sequence ATGAATGATTGGATGCCCATCGCCAAGGAGTATGACCCGCTTAAAGCTGGCAGCATTGATGGCACCGATGAGGACCCACATGATCGAGCTGTCTGGAGGGCGATGCTGGCACGATATGCCCCCAACAAAGGTGTCACAGGAGACCCCCTCCTCACCCTGTTTGTGGCGAGACTAAACCTGCAGACCAAAGAGGAGAAGTTAAAGGAAGTATTTTCCCGCTATGGGGACATCCGGCGGCTTCGGCTGGTGAGGGACTTGGTCACGGGCTTTTCGAAGGGCTATGCCTTCATCGAATACAAAGAGGAGCGTTCTCTGCTCAAAGCTTACCGGGACGCCGATGGCCTGGTTATTGACCAACACGAGATATTTGTGGACTATGAACTGGAAAGGACTCTCAAAGGGTGGATTCCTCGGCGACTTGGAGGAGGCCTGGGGGGGAAAAAGGAATCTGGGCAGCTGAGATTTGGGGGGCGGGATCGGCCTTTCCGAAAACCCATTAATCTGCCAGTTGTTAAAAACGACCAGTTtcgagagggaaagagggagagaagggagcgaTCTCGATCCCGAGAAAGACACTGGGACTCCAGGATGAGGGATCGGGACCATGACCGGGGCCGGGAGAAGAGGTGGCAGGAAAAAGAATCAACTCGGGTGTGGCCAGAAGGTGACTGGGACAGAGAGAGGGACTTCAGAGACGACAGGGtcaaggggagggagaagagggacaGAAGTAAGTAG